The Gordonia iterans DNA window CGGATTCGGCAGCTTGGCGGTCATCGTCGTCGAGGTGTGGTGGCTGAAGGCCATCACCAGCTGATCGCGGTGGCGGCGCAGCTCGCGCTCCATCCAGTCCAGCTGCACCTGGCTGATCGAGCCGTCCGCGATACCGAGAGTGTTGCAGGTGTTCAAGGCGATCCCGCGCAGCCCCGGCGCGATCTGGAAGCCATAGTAGGTGGGCCCGTCCGGCGCGGCGAACCCGTGGCCGACCGGACCCGGGCCGGTGACCGAGGGGTGAAAGTGCCTGCGAACGAATTCGGCGTTGCTGAACGGGCGTCGTCGTGCATCCGGGGTCACGGCGTACGACGGCCCCGTGATCCGCAGCTGCGCCAGCATGGGTCCGAGCGCCGACGGATTGGTCTGCATCGCCCGGCCGATCTGTGCAGCCGCCGGATCGCTCGCCGGGAGGTCGAACTTGACCGCCGCGGTGTACATCCAGTCGATGACATTGTTCGGAACGGTGCCGAGGAACTGGTCGTCGTGGTTGCCGAACACCGCGTACCAGGGCGTCTTCAGGCCGGGACTCCGGTGCGTTCGGATCGCCGCGCGCAGGAACCCGGGGATCTGGACGAAGCCGCGTTCCTTGTAGATGTCGAAGCGGTCGCTGTCCGGCTGCCAGTAGAGCGACGAGCCGAACGACTGCACCCCCTCGTAGCGGCCGCGGGCGCCGGTGTTCGGGGTGATGTCGCCGCCGGACATCACGCGCTGGAACCAGGTGAGTTCCACGTCCTCGCGGTTGTCGGTGTTGTCCCCGGTGGTCACCACGCAGTCGAAGGCCCGGCCGGTGAACGGCCCGTACTTGAGGGAGTTGACGCGGTTCACCAGGGCCACCGCGCCCTGGGTGGTGAGCGTCTCCTGCGGGCGGAAGGCCGAGTGTGCGAGCTGGTGCACGTACTCGAAGCGTGCCGGGCTCTGCACGTCGGTGATGTGCATGTCGGTGAACTGCACGAACGATGCGACGGCCTCCCGACGGTTCTCGCGCGCGCTCTGTGCGGCGGCGAGATCCTGCCGGATCACCAGCGGCCAGCCCGGCCCCGCGGTGAGCCGGCGGTAGCCGCCTTTGCGGGCCGGTCCCGGAACCGCGACGCCGGCCAGCGTCGTGCCCGCGACGCGAGCGCTGGACAAGGCTCCGGGCTCAGCGCGGGCCGCACCCCCGCTCGCCACGGCCAGCGCACCGGCCGCCGCGGCGCCGGCGGCGAGGAAGGTGCGGCGGGAGAGACCGGAACGATCATCGTCGGCACAGTGATGTGAACACGGCATGGCGATTACTGTAACGGCTGCCACATTACCTGTGAATTCGTTCGTGTATCGAGAAGGTCTTGCCTGGTAATCGAGGGTTCGGCGCAACCGTGCACATAACTCTTCTGCGGTGTCGGACGGCTGTGGCACAATTGTCGTCGTGATCAAGAGCTGTCAGGAGTGTTGTCAGAGCTGAAGCCGCTTGCTGCGGTCGGCTCCCTCAACCAACCCTCCCGCTCGTTCCGATCACCTGAGGACCTTTGCGATGACACTCGCCTTCGACGTCCCCGTCACCACTTCTTTCGGCTCCCTCGCCGACGCCCCCGCGCCGATCTCGGCACAGACCTCACAGTATCGCGGGATGATCGACGACGGCGCCGTCGTCGTCGATCTCCGCAGTGCGCAGGCGCGCCGCGCGCACGGTGCGCTCCTGGGTGCACTGGCCCTCGACCTCGACGACGCGCTCGACCTGCTCACTCCCGGTGCGCCGGGAGCGCTGCGGTCGGCGACGCGCGATGCCCGGTGGCTGCTCGTCACCGACGGCGGATACGACGCCGAGTGGCTCGCGTGGCACCTGCAGGCCCGGGGCGTCGGCGGTGCGCGCTTCCTGGTCGGCGGCTACCGCGCGCTCCGAGCGGCCGGCATCACCGGGTCGGTCGCCGCCGAGGGACACGCCTACTTCAGCTGACGGTCGTCGTCGCGTGACTCATCGGTCGTGCGGTTCTCTCGCTGGTCGAGCGGAGTCGAGACCATCCACGGGGCGGCTCGTCGGGCGACGAGGTCCCTCGTTGGTCGAGCGGAGTCGAGACCCCGGCCCGTCCGAATTCGCGCGAGCACCTGGAGCGGGCCTAATCTGATACCTCGTGAGCGACCACCTGCCAGAGAGCGACGACCAGACCCCCGAACAGCTGCGGATCCGCCGCGAGAAGCGTGAACGAATCCTCGGCGAGGGTCGCGAGGCGTACCCGGTCGGCGTAGCGCGCACGCACTCCCTCGCCGAACTGCGTGAGCAGTACGCAGACCTGGAGGCCGGTACCGAGACCGGCGTCGAGGCCGGCGTCGCTGGACGCGTGATCTTCCTGCGGAACAAG harbors:
- a CDS encoding TIGR03767 family metallophosphoesterase; protein product: MPCSHHCADDDRSGLSRRTFLAAGAAAAGALAVASGGAARAEPGALSSARVAGTTLAGVAVPGPARKGGYRRLTAGPGWPLVIRQDLAAAQSARENRREAVASFVQFTDMHITDVQSPARFEYVHQLAHSAFRPQETLTTQGAVALVNRVNSLKYGPFTGRAFDCVVTTGDNTDNREDVELTWFQRVMSGGDITPNTGARGRYEGVQSFGSSLYWQPDSDRFDIYKERGFVQIPGFLRAAIRTHRSPGLKTPWYAVFGNHDDQFLGTVPNNVIDWMYTAAVKFDLPASDPAAAQIGRAMQTNPSALGPMLAQLRITGPSYAVTPDARRRPFSNAEFVRRHFHPSVTGPGPVGHGFAAPDGPTYYGFQIAPGLRGIALNTCNTLGIADGSISQVQLDWMERELRRHRDQLVMAFSHHTSTTMTAKLPNPETPGQAQYDGGQLVEVLKRHPNLIAWVNGHTHKNEMTAHRGSTPKHSFWEINTASHIDFPQLARILEVVDNRDGTLSIFTPLIEAESPYTADENNLSPLGLASLYRELSYNDLHQDDDLLGKVSDRNCELLLRHPLR